The sequence GAGCGAGCTGGAGCGAGACAAGGCAAAAGCAGCCGAGGAAGCGCAGTTTACGTCGGTAAATGAGCATTCCGAGGCTGCTTTTAACGCCGTATCGCCGACGCACAGCCAATCCTGACTCACTGCCAGCAGGGTCAGCAGATCCGGTTAGATCCCGGAGCCGACGGTAACAGTCCGGATGAAGAGAGAACGGGATTGCCTGCCTGGGCCGGGGTACGTCCGTGCCAGCGCCCGCCAGATCCCTTTCGATCCATGCGCCCTGTTTTTCACGAAACAGGAGTTCCATCGATGTCCCATGCAACATCCCCCTTCCTTCCGGCGCTGGCGGCCTGTCCGCGCGCGGGTGAGGTGCGGGTGCCTATAATGCGTCTTTTGCCGGTTCCGGCCGGTTCGCTGCAAGCTCTGGAGGTCCCATGTTCACCGGCATAATCGAAGCCATCGGCACCATCCGCGCGATCACGCCCAAGGGTGGAGATGTCCGCGTCCTGGTGGAAACCGGCAAGCTGGACCTCGGCGACGTCAAGCTGGGCGACAGCATCGCGGTCAACGGCGTCTGCCTGACCGCGGTGGAGCTGCCGGGCAACGGCTTCTGGGCCGACGTCAGTCGCGAGACCCTGGCCTGCACCGCCTTCGACGACCTCAAGCCCGGTAGCCCGGTCAACCTGGAAAAGGCCCTGACCCCCTCCAGCCGCCTGGGCGGCCACCTGGTCAGCGGCCATGTCGACGGCATCGGCGAAATCATCGCGCGGGAAGACAACGCCCGCGCCGTGCAATTCAGGATCCGCTCTCCGCGTGAACTGGCCAAGTACATTGCCCTGAAGGGGTCGATCACCGTCGACGGCACGAGCCTGACGGTGAACGCGGTGAATGGCGCCGAGTTCGAGCTGACCATCGTTCCGCACACCCTCGGCGAGACCATCATGGCGGACTACCGCCCCGGTCGCCGGATCAACCTGGAGGTCGACCTGCTGGCCCGCTACCTGGAGCGCCTGCTGCTGGGCGACAAGGCGGCCGAGCCCCAGTCCTCCGGCTTGACCGAAAGCTTCCTCGCCGAACACGGCTACCTCAAAAACTGAATTCATAAGGAGGGCCCATGGCTCTCAACAGCATCGAAGAACTGATCGAAGACATCCGCCAGGGCAAGATGGTCATCCTCATGGATGACGAGGATCGCGAGAACGAAGGCGACCTGATCATGGCCTCCGAGTGCGTGCAGGCCGAGCACATCAACTTCATGGCGCGCTTCGCCCGCGGCCTGATCTGCATGCCCATGACCCGCGAGCGCTGCGAGCTGCTCAAGCTGCCGCTGATGGCGCCGCGCAACGGTTCCGGCTTCGGCACCAAGTTCACCGTCTCCATCGAGGCGGCCGAGGGCGTCACCACCGGCATCTCCGCCGCCGACCGTGCGCGCACCGTGCAGGTGGCCGCGGCCAAGGGCGCCAAGGCCGACGACATCGTCAGCCCCGGCCACATCTTCCCGCTGATGGCCCAGCCGGGCGGCGTGCTGGCCCGCGCCGGCCACACCGAGGCGGCCTGCGACCTGGCGCGCATGGGCGGTTTCGAGCCCTCCGGCGTGATCTGCGAAATCATGAACGACGACGGCACCATGTCCCGTCGCCCGGAGCTGGAGGCCTTCGCCGCCGAGCACGGGATCAAGATCGGCACCATCGCCGACCTCATCCACTACCGCCTGATCCACGAGCGCACCGTCGACCGCATCGCCGAGCAGCCGCTGGACAGCGAGCTGGGCCAGTTCAACCTGGTGACCTACCGCGACTCGGTGGAAGGCGACGTGCACATGGCGCTGACCCTGGGCAAGATCTGCCCGGAAGAGCCGACCCTGGTGCGGGTACACAACATGGACCCGCTGCGCGACCTGTTCATGGTCAACCAGGAAGGCCGCTGGAGCCTGCGCGCCGCCATGAGCGCGGTGGCCAAGGCCGGCAGCGGCGTGGTGCTGCTGCTCGGCAATCCGCTCACCGGTCCGCAGCTGCTGGCCCACCTGGAACGCCAGCTGGGCGCCGAAACCAAGGTGACCAACCCCACCACCTACAGCACCGTCGGTGCCGGATCGCAGATTCTGCGCGACCTCGGGGTGCGCAAGATGCGCCTGATGAGCTCGCCGATGAAGTTCAACGCGATATCCGGTTTCGACCTGGAAGTTGTAGAATACCTGCCCGCTGAATGACCCGAAGGGCTCCGGCCACCTAGGCCGGGGCCCTCGCTCTTTAATTGACGAGAACTCGCCCATGTCCCTGAAGACCATCGAAGGTACCTTCATCGCCCCCAAAGGCCGCTATGCCCTGGTGGTCGGCCGTTTCAACAGCTTCGTCGTGGAAAGCCTGGTGAGCGGCGCGGTTGACGCGCTGGTCCGCCACGGCGTCAGCGAAAGCGACATCACCCTGATCCGCGCGCCTGGCGCCTTCGAGATCCCGCTGGTGGCCCAGAAGGTCGCCCAGCAAGGCGAATACTCCGCCATCATCGCCCTCGGCGCGGTCATCCGTGGCGGCACCCCGCACTTCGAATACGTCGCCGGCGAGTGCACCAAGGGCCTGGCCCAGGTATCCATGGAATTCGGCGTACCGGTCGCCTTCGGCGTGCTGACCGTCGACTCCATCGAGCAAGCCATCGAGCGTTCCGGCACCAAGGCCGGCAACAAAGGCGCCGAAGCCGCCCTGTCCGCCCTGGAGATGGTCAGCCTGTTGGCTGCCCTGGAGGCCAAGTGAGCAACGCAGACGGTTCGGCGCCCAAGGCGCCGAAAGGCAAGATCGCAGCCCGTCGCCAGGCCCGCAGCCTGGCGATGCAGGCGCTCTACTCCTGGCACATCGCCGGTCAAGCGCTCAACGAGATCGAGGCGCAGTTCCGCGTCGACAACGATTTCAGCACGGTCGACGGCGCCTACTTCCACGAGATCCTCCACGGCGTGCCGCGCCTGAAGACCGAGATAGATGCAGCCTTCCTGCCCTGCCTGGACCGCGCCCTCGAGGAAGTGGACCCGGTGGAGCTGGCGATCCTGCGCCTGTCCACCTACGAACTGATGCAGCGCGTGGACGTGCCCTACCGCGTGGTGATCAACGAAGGCATCGAGCTGGCCAAGGTGTTCGGCGCCACCGACGGGCACAAGTTCGTCAACGGCGTGCTGGACAAGCTGGCGCCGCGCCTGCGCGAAGCGGAAGTCCGCGGCGGCAAGCGCTGATCGCCTGTCAGTGAATGGGTGAGTTCGAGCTGATCCGTCGTTTCTTCGCCTCCGCCGCTTGCGCGACCGGGGGCGAAGGCATTGCCCTTGGCATTGGCGACGACTGCGCCCTGCTGCAATTGCCCCCCTTTGATCAACTGGCGGTTTCCACCGACAGCCTGGTGGCCGGTGTGCACTTCCCGCTGGACGCCGATCCCTACCTTCTCGGCCAGCGCGCCCTGGCGGTTTCCGTCAGCGACCTGGCAGCCATGGGCGCCGCGCCCGTCGCCTTCACCCTTGCCCTGACCCTGCCCGAGGCCCGTGCCGACTGGCTGGAAGCCTTCGCCAATGGCCTCTGCGCCATGGCCCGGGGCTGCGGCATCGGCCTGGTGGGAGGGGACACCACCCGTGGCCCGCTGAGCCTGACCCTCACCGTCTTCGGCCGCGTGCCCGCCGGCCAGGCCCTGACCCGTGCCGGTGCGCGGCCTGGCGACCTGCTCTGCGTGGGCGGCAGCCTGGGTGATGGCGCTGGCGCCTTGCCGCTGGTGCTGGGCGAACGCCAGGACAACAGCGCGCAGGCGCAGTACCTGCTGCAACGCTACTGGGCACCGCAACCGCAGCTGGACCTCGGCCAGGCGCTGCGCGGGCTGGCCACGGCGGCGCTGGACATCTCCGACGGTCTGCTCGCCGACTGTGGCCATATCGCTCGCGCTTCGAAGGTGGCATTACTGGTGGACGCTGCGCGCGTGCCCCTGTCCGCCGCCCTCGAAGGGCTTTTTTCCAGGGAATTCGCCCTCAATTGTGCGCTGGCCGGTGGCGACGACTACCGGCTCGCCTTTACCCTTCCCGCCGACGCGCTGGCCAGCATCCAGGCCGACTGGCCTGAGGTGGCGGTGATCGGCCGGGTCGAGGCGGGGCAGGGCGTGCATCTGCTGGATGCCAGCGGCGCCGAGCTGCAGCCGCCGGCACTGGGTTATCAACATTTCGGGAGTCAAGGTGACTGATCACGAGTCGGCCACGCCGCAACCAATCCCCCATTCGGTGTGGAGCAACCCCTGGCATTTCCTGGCCTTCGGCTTCGGCTCGGGCACCTTGCCCAAGGCGCCCGGTACCTGGGGCTCGCTGGTGGCCCTGCCCTTCATCCCGCTCTGGCAGATGCTGCCGGACTGGGGCTACTGGCTGATGCTGGGGCTGACCATGCTGTTCGGCTTCTGGCTGTGCGGCAAGGTCGCCGACGACCTGCGCGTGCACGACCACGAAGGCATCGTCTGGGACGAAATGGTCGGCATGTGGATCACCCTCTGGCTGGTGCCCGAGGGCTGGCAATGGCTGCTGGTGGGCTTTGTGGTGTTCCGCGTGATGGACATCCTCAAGCCCTGGCCGATCCGCTGGATCGACCGCCACGTCCACGGCGGCGTGGGGATCATGCTTGACGACGTGCTGGCCGGGGTGTTCGCCTGGTTGGCGATGCAGCTCATCGTTTGGGGACTGGCCTAGGATTGTCAGGACCCTGTTCGGGGACATGTGGGTGAAGGGAGGTTTCATGCGCAGCTGGATAGTGGCGGTGCTGGTCGGTTGCATGCTGCTTCCCGCAGCCTGGGCCGAATCCTTCCCGGCCAACGAAATCCATCTCGCCAGCGAAGTCTGGCCCGAGCACACCGAGGCCGACGGCAGCGGGCTCGGCTGGGACATCCTGCGCCTGGTCTACGAGCCCGAAGGCATCCAGCTGAAGATCCGCTCGGTGCCCTATACCCGCTCCATCGGCCTGGTGCAGCGTGGCGAGGCGGATGCCTGGGTCGGTTCCTACCGCGGCGAGGTCGAGAACGCCTGGTACCCGCGCTGGCACTACGACGCCGACCAGGTCAGCGCCCTGGCGCTGAAAACCTCGCCGGTACCGACGCTGGAAAACCTGGGCCAATACCGCCTGGCCTGGATTCGCGGCTACGACTACCAGGACTACCTGCCGAACCTGAAGCTCTACAAGGAAATCCAGCGGCGCAGCGGCATCCTCTCGATGCTCGACCTGGGCCATGTGGACTTCTATATCGACGCCCGTACCGAGGTGGACGACGTGCTGGAGAGTGCCGCCGACCCAAGCCGCTACCAGGTCATCCCGCTGACGCGCCTGCCGCTCTACCTGGGGTTCGCCAACACCGAGCGCGGCCGGCACCTGGCGGAGGTTTTCGATCGGCGCATGAGCGCCCTGGTGGCCAGTGGCGAACTGCGGCCGCTGTTCGTGCGCTGGAAGCAACCCTATGCCTTCGACAAGGAACTGGAGAAACCCCATGTCGCGCACTGATGCCTACATCGCCGCCTGCCTGCTGGCGCTGCTTCCCGCGCTTGCCGGGGCGGCCACCCAGGTGCAGGTGGTGGGCCTGTTTCCGGGTGCCGCGGTGCTCAACGTCGATGGCCAGCGCAAGCTGGTGAAGGTGGGCCAGACCGGCCCCGGCGGCGTCCAGGTGATCAGCGCCGACAGCAAGGGTGCGGTACTGCGGGTCGACGGCGTGGAGCGTGGCTACAGCCTCAGCCGCGAATACAACACCAGCGCCGAGGCCGCCGAACCGGGCACCGCGGCGCCGCCGCAGCGGGCCCAGTTGAGTATCGCCCGTGGCAACAACGGGCACTTCCAGGTGGCCGGTTCCATCGAAGGCCACCCGGTGCAGTTCCTGGTGGACACCGGCGCCACCAGCGTCGCCATGAACGAGAACCAGGCCCGCCGCCTGGGCATCGACTACCGGGTCAAGGGGATGCCGATGAAGGCCAGCACCGCCGGTGGCACGGTCAACGCCTGGCGGGTGACCTTCAACAGCATCAAGGTCGGCAGCCTCGAAGTGCTCGGCGTGGAGGGCGCGGTGATCGAAGGCGACGCGCCGGTGGACGTGCTGCTGGGCATGAGCTTCCTCAACCGCGTGCGCTGGCGCGAGGAACAGGGCGTGCTGATGCTGGAGTCCAAGTACTAGCGGCTCCCTGCTTCGAGCCAATCGATACGTATCCCCAACTATTCAATCTGACGTGCCGGTCAACGCTGCTGCTACAATGCCGGCCTTCACAATTTCCAGGAGTTTCACGGTGTCTGTCGTATTCGTCGCCGCCTCCCAGCTGCCCACTCCTTTCGGCGTGTTCACCATGCACGGCTTTCTCGATGAAGCCAGCGGCAAGGAACACGTGGCCCTGACCCTGGGTGACGTGGCCAGCGGTGAACCTGTCCTGGGCCGCCTGCACTCCGAGTGCCTGACCGGCGATGCCCTGTTCAGCCTGCGTTGCGATTGCGGTTTCCAGCTGGAAGGCGCCCTGCGCGCCATCGCCGAAGCCGGCAGCGGCGTGCTGCTCTATCTGCGCCAGGAAGGCCGTGGCATCGGCCTGCTGAACAAGATCCGCGCCTACGAACTGCAAGACGCGGGCGCCGACACCGTGGAAGCCAACGAGCGCCTGGGCTTCGGCGCCGACCAGCGCGACTACGCCATGTGCCAGCCGATGCTGGCGCACCTGGGCATCAAGGCCATCAAGCTGATGACCAACAACCCGCGCAAGGTCAAGGCACTGGAAAGCTACGGCCTGAACGTCGCCGAGCGGGTGCCCCTGCAGACCGGCCTGAACAAGCACAACCGCAAGTACCTGGCCACCAAGGCGGGCAAGCTCGGCCACATGCTGGGCAACCTGCACCAGGCGGAAGCGGAGTCGTGACACGCCCGCAAGTCCGCCGCCAGCTGGCCCTGGCCTGGTGGCGCCAGCTGGGCTACACCCTGCTGCCGTTGTTGGTCATGAGCTACCTGTTCGGCGAGGACGAGCCGCTGCTGCCGGTGCTGCAGATGCCGCTGTTCATCGTCGGCCTGGCGTCCATGTTCCTCACCCTGCCGCTGTTCTCCGCCTACAAGCGCGCCCTGGTGGCCACCGAGGCCGCCCTTGGCCGTGCCGAAGAGCCAGGCGCCTGGGCAGAGCTGGCCCGCCGTCGTCGCAAGGCCTTCCTCGCCGCGGGCTTGCCGGCCTG is a genomic window of Pseudomonas resinovorans NBRC 106553 containing:
- a CDS encoding riboflavin synthase, encoding MFTGIIEAIGTIRAITPKGGDVRVLVETGKLDLGDVKLGDSIAVNGVCLTAVELPGNGFWADVSRETLACTAFDDLKPGSPVNLEKALTPSSRLGGHLVSGHVDGIGEIIAREDNARAVQFRIRSPRELAKYIALKGSITVDGTSLTVNAVNGAEFELTIVPHTLGETIMADYRPGRRINLEVDLLARYLERLLLGDKAAEPQSSGLTESFLAEHGYLKN
- the ribBA gene encoding bifunctional 3,4-dihydroxy-2-butanone-4-phosphate synthase/GTP cyclohydrolase II, encoding MALNSIEELIEDIRQGKMVILMDDEDRENEGDLIMASECVQAEHINFMARFARGLICMPMTRERCELLKLPLMAPRNGSGFGTKFTVSIEAAEGVTTGISAADRARTVQVAAAKGAKADDIVSPGHIFPLMAQPGGVLARAGHTEAACDLARMGGFEPSGVICEIMNDDGTMSRRPELEAFAAEHGIKIGTIADLIHYRLIHERTVDRIAEQPLDSELGQFNLVTYRDSVEGDVHMALTLGKICPEEPTLVRVHNMDPLRDLFMVNQEGRWSLRAAMSAVAKAGSGVVLLLGNPLTGPQLLAHLERQLGAETKVTNPTTYSTVGAGSQILRDLGVRKMRLMSSPMKFNAISGFDLEVVEYLPAE
- the ribE gene encoding 6,7-dimethyl-8-ribityllumazine synthase, whose product is MSLKTIEGTFIAPKGRYALVVGRFNSFVVESLVSGAVDALVRHGVSESDITLIRAPGAFEIPLVAQKVAQQGEYSAIIALGAVIRGGTPHFEYVAGECTKGLAQVSMEFGVPVAFGVLTVDSIEQAIERSGTKAGNKGAEAALSALEMVSLLAALEAK
- the nusB gene encoding transcription antitermination factor NusB codes for the protein MSNADGSAPKAPKGKIAARRQARSLAMQALYSWHIAGQALNEIEAQFRVDNDFSTVDGAYFHEILHGVPRLKTEIDAAFLPCLDRALEEVDPVELAILRLSTYELMQRVDVPYRVVINEGIELAKVFGATDGHKFVNGVLDKLAPRLREAEVRGGKR
- the thiL gene encoding thiamine-phosphate kinase — its product is MGEFELIRRFFASAACATGGEGIALGIGDDCALLQLPPFDQLAVSTDSLVAGVHFPLDADPYLLGQRALAVSVSDLAAMGAAPVAFTLALTLPEARADWLEAFANGLCAMARGCGIGLVGGDTTRGPLSLTLTVFGRVPAGQALTRAGARPGDLLCVGGSLGDGAGALPLVLGERQDNSAQAQYLLQRYWAPQPQLDLGQALRGLATAALDISDGLLADCGHIARASKVALLVDAARVPLSAALEGLFSREFALNCALAGGDDYRLAFTLPADALASIQADWPEVAVIGRVEAGQGVHLLDASGAELQPPALGYQHFGSQGD
- a CDS encoding phosphatidylglycerophosphatase A produces the protein MTDHESATPQPIPHSVWSNPWHFLAFGFGSGTLPKAPGTWGSLVALPFIPLWQMLPDWGYWLMLGLTMLFGFWLCGKVADDLRVHDHEGIVWDEMVGMWITLWLVPEGWQWLLVGFVVFRVMDILKPWPIRWIDRHVHGGVGIMLDDVLAGVFAWLAMQLIVWGLA
- a CDS encoding ABC transporter substrate-binding protein: MRSWIVAVLVGCMLLPAAWAESFPANEIHLASEVWPEHTEADGSGLGWDILRLVYEPEGIQLKIRSVPYTRSIGLVQRGEADAWVGSYRGEVENAWYPRWHYDADQVSALALKTSPVPTLENLGQYRLAWIRGYDYQDYLPNLKLYKEIQRRSGILSMLDLGHVDFYIDARTEVDDVLESAADPSRYQVIPLTRLPLYLGFANTERGRHLAEVFDRRMSALVASGELRPLFVRWKQPYAFDKELEKPHVAH
- a CDS encoding TIGR02281 family clan AA aspartic protease, encoding MSRTDAYIAACLLALLPALAGAATQVQVVGLFPGAAVLNVDGQRKLVKVGQTGPGGVQVISADSKGAVLRVDGVERGYSLSREYNTSAEAAEPGTAAPPQRAQLSIARGNNGHFQVAGSIEGHPVQFLVDTGATSVAMNENQARRLGIDYRVKGMPMKASTAGGTVNAWRVTFNSIKVGSLEVLGVEGAVIEGDAPVDVLLGMSFLNRVRWREEQGVLMLESKY
- the ribA gene encoding GTP cyclohydrolase II encodes the protein MSVVFVAASQLPTPFGVFTMHGFLDEASGKEHVALTLGDVASGEPVLGRLHSECLTGDALFSLRCDCGFQLEGALRAIAEAGSGVLLYLRQEGRGIGLLNKIRAYELQDAGADTVEANERLGFGADQRDYAMCQPMLAHLGIKAIKLMTNNPRKVKALESYGLNVAERVPLQTGLNKHNRKYLATKAGKLGHMLGNLHQAEAES